The Phyllostomus discolor isolate MPI-MPIP mPhyDis1 chromosome 4, mPhyDis1.pri.v3, whole genome shotgun sequence genome window below encodes:
- the LOC114493818 gene encoding nuclear body protein SP140-like protein isoform X2 produces MLKCEFLLLKVYHHLESNIFPNIPHGIYVTKASQYLGKLRKLDIIKKKLIKDNYCKVQDFMEAMNKFFHDPRREKLHLNQREFMENSKKVFAIQETN; encoded by the exons ATGCTG AAATGTGAGTTCCTCCTCTTAAAGGTCTATCACCATTTAGAGAGCAACATTTTCCCAAATATTCCACATGGAATTTAT GTTACAAAGGCTTCTCAATACCTAGGGAAACTTAGGAAGTTGGATATAATCAAGAAGAAACTAATCAAGGACAATTACTGCAAAGTGCAAGATTTTATGGAGGCCATGAACAAATTTTTTCATGACCCCAGG CGTGAGAAATTACACTTAAACCAGAGAGAATTTATGGAGAATTCCAAAAAGGTCTTCGCTATTCAGGAAACAAATTAG
- the LOC114493818 gene encoding nuclear body protein SP140-like protein isoform X1 encodes MESEVLVKQMDPGRKLKCEFLLLKVYHHLESNIFPNIPHGIYVTKASQYLGKLRKLDIIKKKLIKDNYCKVQDFMEAMNKFFHDPRREKLHLNQREFMENSKKVFAIQETN; translated from the exons ATGGAATCTGAGGTCCTGGTGAAGCAGATGGATCCTGGGAGGAAGTTG AAATGTGAGTTCCTCCTCTTAAAGGTCTATCACCATTTAGAGAGCAACATTTTCCCAAATATTCCACATGGAATTTAT GTTACAAAGGCTTCTCAATACCTAGGGAAACTTAGGAAGTTGGATATAATCAAGAAGAAACTAATCAAGGACAATTACTGCAAAGTGCAAGATTTTATGGAGGCCATGAACAAATTTTTTCATGACCCCAGG CGTGAGAAATTACACTTAAACCAGAGAGAATTTATGGAGAATTCCAAAAAGGTCTTCGCTATTCAGGAAACAAATTAG